A DNA window from Shewanella baltica contains the following coding sequences:
- a CDS encoding sensor domain-containing diguanylate cyclase, whose protein sequence is MASDTAAEHIKQLQAEIAQLKRENAQLTALNRRAEEKLFAALDGNGLCLWEQHIPSGNLTIFNMRWGEMLGFSPEELAAHVDIWKSKLHPEDKAWVIKAFEDHVSGKSDYYQAVHRMLHKDGSVTWVSDRGRIVERFADGTPLRMMGSHIDITQEKRYELDLALLAHSDPLTNLMNRQAIAKAFDECLQPEMRGALFFIDLDGFKALNDRHGHKFGDNLLMHVAHTLVSHSGELAKIARLGGDEFVIILPSSDIESLGMLAQSLLDVYRQGFLLEGCDVEIGLSIGIDIFSYGDSFAKSCDRADAAMYRVKHQGKNGYRFYQQADDC, encoded by the coding sequence GTGGCATCGGATACGGCAGCAGAACACATCAAGCAACTTCAGGCTGAAATTGCTCAGCTCAAACGCGAAAACGCTCAGTTAACGGCGTTGAATCGTCGTGCCGAAGAAAAACTGTTTGCCGCCCTCGATGGCAATGGTTTGTGTCTGTGGGAACAGCATATTCCAAGCGGGAATTTAACGATATTCAATATGCGCTGGGGCGAAATGCTCGGTTTTAGTCCTGAAGAATTAGCCGCCCACGTTGATATCTGGAAAAGTAAGTTACACCCAGAAGATAAAGCATGGGTGATAAAAGCCTTTGAAGATCATGTCAGTGGCAAGTCCGATTACTACCAGGCAGTACACAGAATGCTGCATAAAGATGGCAGCGTCACTTGGGTGTCTGACCGTGGGCGCATTGTTGAACGTTTTGCCGATGGCACGCCGCTGCGGATGATGGGCAGTCATATCGATATCACCCAAGAAAAACGCTACGAACTTGATCTGGCACTGTTAGCGCACAGCGATCCCCTCACCAACTTAATGAATCGCCAAGCCATAGCCAAAGCGTTCGATGAGTGTTTGCAACCTGAGATGCGCGGTGCATTATTTTTTATCGATCTGGATGGTTTTAAAGCCTTAAATGACCGTCACGGCCATAAGTTTGGCGACAATTTATTGATGCATGTGGCGCATACGTTAGTGTCTCACTCGGGTGAGTTAGCGAAGATCGCTCGGCTAGGTGGCGATGAGTTTGTGATCATACTGCCGTCCTCGGATATTGAATCTTTAGGTATGCTCGCACAATCCTTGCTCGATGTTTATCGACAGGGCTTTTTGCTTGAAGGTTGTGACGTGGAGATAGGTCTGAGTATCGGTATCGATATATTTAGCTATGGTGATAGTTTTGCCAAAAGCTGCGATCGCGCGGATGCTGCTATGTATCGCGTGAAACACCAAGGGAAAAATGGTTATCGCTTTTACCAGCAAGCTGATGATTGCTAA
- a CDS encoding TRAP transporter permease, translating to MSDPQQGLSANTGDWPKALFYTALIFSIFQIITAAFHPVSTQVLRATHIGFLLLVVFLSYPARGKSQPWQPLAWLLGLAGMATAAYQWYFEADLIQRSGELTDADMVIGITLIVLVFEAARRVMGWALPIICGIFLAYGLLGQYLPGDLMHRGYGFDQIINQLAFGTEGLYGTPTYVSATYIFLFILFGSFLEQAGMIRLFTDFAMGLFGHKLGGPAKVAVVSSALMGTITGSGVANVVTTGQFTIPLMKRFGYRSAFAGGVEATSSMGSQIMPPIMGAVAFIMAETINVPFIEIAKAALIPALLYFCSVFWMVHLEAKRANLCGLPKDQCPDPWAAIKERWYLLIPLFILVYLLFSGRTPLFSGMVGLALTSIVILGSAIVLRLSSMAMRIAFWIALGVLCAGFFQLGIGVVFGVITLLVAICWFIKGGKETLTVCLHALVEGARHAVPVGIACALVGVIIGIVSLTGIASTFASYILAVGQDNLFLSLVLTMITCLVLGMGIPTIPNYIITSSIAAPALLDLGVPLIVSHMFVFYFGIMADLTPPVALACFAAAPIAKESGLKISLWAIRIAIAGFVIPFMAVYDPALMLQGDSLLATSFVVLKATVGIGIWGVIFTGYLLQKLYWWERVIGFLAGASLILATPLSDEIGFGLALLFIVQHSWRARKLKRLAEQG from the coding sequence ATGAGTGATCCCCAACAAGGTCTCAGCGCTAATACAGGCGATTGGCCCAAGGCGCTGTTTTATACCGCCTTAATTTTTTCTATTTTTCAAATCATCACTGCCGCTTTTCATCCCGTGTCGACGCAAGTGCTGCGCGCCACCCATATTGGCTTTTTGCTGCTCGTGGTTTTTTTGAGTTATCCCGCCAGAGGTAAATCACAACCTTGGCAACCGCTCGCTTGGCTACTCGGTTTAGCAGGCATGGCAACGGCGGCTTATCAGTGGTATTTCGAAGCTGACTTAATTCAACGTTCTGGCGAGCTGACCGATGCGGACATGGTGATAGGTATCACTTTGATCGTATTGGTATTTGAAGCGGCGCGCCGAGTCATGGGCTGGGCACTACCTATTATCTGCGGCATCTTTTTGGCCTATGGCTTATTGGGTCAATACCTACCCGGCGATTTGATGCACCGCGGCTATGGCTTCGATCAAATTATCAACCAATTAGCCTTTGGCACCGAAGGCTTGTACGGCACACCAACCTATGTGTCGGCGACGTATATTTTCCTGTTTATTCTTTTCGGCTCCTTTTTAGAACAAGCCGGGATGATCCGTTTATTTACCGACTTTGCCATGGGATTGTTCGGCCACAAGCTCGGCGGCCCAGCTAAAGTCGCAGTGGTCTCATCGGCGCTGATGGGAACGATTACGGGCTCAGGAGTGGCCAACGTCGTCACTACAGGCCAATTTACCATTCCATTGATGAAGCGATTTGGCTATCGCTCCGCCTTCGCCGGTGGCGTGGAAGCGACCTCAAGTATGGGCAGCCAGATCATGCCACCGATCATGGGCGCCGTGGCCTTTATCATGGCCGAAACCATTAACGTGCCCTTTATCGAGATCGCTAAAGCGGCATTGATCCCTGCACTGCTTTATTTTTGCTCAGTATTCTGGATGGTGCACTTAGAGGCCAAACGCGCCAATCTTTGTGGCCTGCCAAAAGATCAATGTCCCGATCCTTGGGCGGCGATTAAAGAACGTTGGTATCTCCTTATCCCCTTGTTTATTTTGGTCTACTTGCTGTTTTCTGGCAGAACGCCGCTGTTCTCTGGCATGGTTGGTTTAGCGCTTACCTCGATAGTGATCTTAGGCTCGGCAATCGTCCTGCGGTTGTCATCAATGGCGATGCGGATTGCCTTTTGGATTGCCCTTGGGGTGTTATGTGCTGGCTTCTTCCAACTCGGGATCGGAGTCGTGTTTGGGGTTATCACCCTGCTAGTCGCCATTTGTTGGTTTATTAAGGGCGGCAAAGAAACCCTCACCGTTTGCTTACACGCATTGGTTGAAGGCGCGCGTCATGCTGTGCCTGTGGGTATTGCCTGCGCCTTAGTGGGCGTGATTATCGGCATAGTGTCACTCACAGGGATTGCTTCAACCTTCGCGAGCTACATTCTCGCCGTTGGCCAAGACAACCTGTTCTTGTCACTCGTGTTGACTATGATCACTTGCCTAGTGCTCGGCATGGGGATCCCGACGATTCCTAACTACATTATTACCAGCTCAATAGCCGCGCCCGCATTGCTTGACTTAGGCGTGCCCTTGATTGTGTCTCACATGTTTGTGTTCTATTTCGGCATCATGGCCGATCTCACGCCACCCGTTGCCTTGGCCTGCTTTGCCGCAGCGCCCATTGCGAAGGAATCCGGGCTTAAGATCAGTCTCTGGGCGATTCGTATTGCCATTGCAGGTTTTGTGATCCCCTTTATGGCGGTTTACGATCCAGCCTTGATGCTCCAAGGTGATAGCTTATTAGCGACGAGCTTTGTGGTGCTGAAGGCAACGGTCGGTATTGGTATTTGGGGCGTGATCTTTACCGGATATCTACTACAAAAACTCTATTGGTGGGAACGCGTTATCGGCTTCCTTGCGGGGGCAAGTTTGATCCTTGCGACGCCATTGAGCGATGAAATCGGCTTTGGACTCGCGCTGTTGTTTATCGTGCAGCACAGTTGGCGCGCACGCAAACTCAAACGTCTAGCAGAGCAAGGATAA
- a CDS encoding DUF1850 domain-containing protein has product MLGLCLGLAGTLWAQVPTDHFTLAWNHTIEKIRWEEDYHVTPQGLVLVEARVKGTGAGMDIPDDAYLKNGSWHYRPKLPTLPKLRLGRTPEAGDFDICFAQASGKVQCQAMSHWIGQPNKQDAAVEVWGCEQANVAPIDVR; this is encoded by the coding sequence ATGCTAGGCCTATGTTTAGGCCTAGCAGGTACCCTGTGGGCGCAAGTGCCCACAGACCACTTCACCTTGGCATGGAACCACACCATAGAGAAAATCCGCTGGGAGGAAGACTATCACGTCACACCTCAAGGCTTAGTGCTGGTCGAAGCGAGAGTAAAAGGCACTGGCGCGGGCATGGACATCCCAGATGATGCCTATCTTAAAAATGGCAGCTGGCATTATCGGCCCAAGCTACCCACTCTGCCTAAATTACGTTTAGGCCGCACACCCGAAGCAGGAGATTTTGATATTTGTTTTGCGCAGGCTTCTGGCAAGGTGCAATGCCAAGCCATGAGTCATTGGATTGGTCAGCCGAACAAGCAAGATGCCGCCGTTGAGGTGTGGGGTTGTGAACAGGCAAATGTCGCACCTATTGATGTTCGCTAG